The proteins below come from a single Cottoperca gobio chromosome 11, fCotGob3.1, whole genome shotgun sequence genomic window:
- the bloc1s4 gene encoding biogenesis of lysosome-related organelles complex 1 subunit 4, with protein sequence MDHHRVDRVGLLSPLEESSAEISRDSGIVSQSASSLSMVSEILSSGTVSQSPSFGAVANVISQSPSLNEATEPGTPDQLYPEQDDELLRHTALSYSSYIRATAGEEILCLDKSLEEMLTRVDEFVGMLDMIRNDTSQIVNENLPQIQQKSDEMRQIYRRIDKLEAFVKMVGANVNAMEDQVMQAEGELGTLPGAFKKILRTMSVPGFLNKPASPRRTAPHQRQEIPSVFQTDDYFTSLPEQ encoded by the exons ATGGACCATCATCGGGTTGACAGGGTGGGCCTGCTGTCCCCCCTGGAGGAGTCCAGCGCTGAGATAAGCAGAGACAGCGGCATTGTCTCACAAAGTGCGAGCAGTTTGTCCATGGTGAGCGAAATCCTCAGCAGCGGTACCGTGTCGCAGAGCCCCAGTTTTGGCGCAGTAGCTAACGTTATCTCTCAAAGCCCGAGCCTCAACGAAGCAACAGAGCCCGGGACACCCGACCAGCTGTACCCGGAGCAGGACGACGAACTCCTGAGACACACGGCTCTCAGCTACTCCTCCTACATCAGGGCAACAGCCGGAGAAGAG ATTCTGTGCTTGGACAAGAGCTTGGAAGAAATGCTGACAAGAGTTGATGAGTTTGTTGGAATGCTGGATATG ATTCGTAATGATACCTCCCAGATAGTGAATGAAAACCTACCTCAAATCCAGCAGAAGTCAGATGAAATGAGACAAATATACAGAAGAATTGATAAACTTGAG GCCTTTGTAAAGATGGTGGGAGCCAACGTCAACGCGATGGAGGATCAGGTCATGCAGGCAGAGGGAGAACTAGGAACACTGCCGGGTGCTTTCAAGAAGATCCTCCGCACAATGAGTGTCCCaggcttcttaaat AAACCGGCCAGCCCAAGAAGAACAGCACCACATCAGCGTCAGGAGATCCCCAGTGTGTTCCAGACAGACGATTATTTCACATCACTGCCAGAGCAGTAA
- the LOC115015777 gene encoding nuclear transport factor 2-like: MACEKEIWQKIGEGFVQEYYNQFDNTNRTGLGNLYSADACLTWEGSPFQGREAISGKLANLPFKRIKHIITEQDFQPTIDSCILIMVFGQLQVDDDPPMAFHQVFMLKSQNCTWACTNDVFRLGIHNIPV, translated from the exons ATGGCTTGCGAGAAAGAAATATGGCAAAAGATTGGAGAGGGCTTTGTCCAAGAATATTACAACCAGTTTGACAATACCAACAGGACGGGACTGGGTAACCTTTAT TCTGCTGACGCCTGTTTGACGTGGGAAGGTTCACCTTTTCAGGGGAGAGAAGCCATCTCTGGCAAATTAGCA AACTTGCCTTTCAAGCGTATTAAGCACATAATCACAGAACAAGACTTCCAACCTACGATAGATAGTTGTATCCTCATCATGGTGTTTGGACAGTTGCAG GTAGATGATGATCCACCAATGGCCTTTCATCAAGTGTTTATGCTGAAGTCCCAAAACTGCACCTGGGCCTGCACAAATGATGTGTTCCGGTTGGGTATACACAACATACCAGTGTAA